A single region of the Candidatus Syntrophosphaera sp. genome encodes:
- a CDS encoding T9SS type A sorting domain-containing protein produces MICQHGICITPDPVPVGPVLTFYIQGAAAEDVSAPAFTAKITPNPISDATSLKLDTPNPGQLSLSLYNFKGQKILSRSGLDLRQGANVWQWKELVSEKLPAGIYLLRLDAGGRATHLKAMVLH; encoded by the coding sequence ATGATTTGTCAACATGGAATTTGTATTACTCCTGATCCCGTGCCTGTGGGACCTGTCCTCACTTTCTATATTCAGGGCGCGGCAGCGGAGGATGTTTCAGCGCCTGCCTTTACGGCAAAGATCACACCCAATCCCATATCTGATGCCACTTCCCTGAAATTGGACACCCCTAATCCGGGCCAGCTTTCCTTATCCCTCTATAACTTCAAAGGCCAAAAGATCCTCTCCCGATCTGGTCTTGACTTGCGTCAGGGCGCTAATGTTTGGCAGTGGAAAGAACTGGTCAGCGAGAAGCTACCCGCTGGCATCTATCTGCTCCGTCTGGATGCAGGAGGCCGGGCAACGCATCTGAAGGCCATGGTTTTGCATTAA